AGACAGCTTCTTCAACATCGTGGGTGATCATAAAAATTGTAATGTTAGTACGCTGCCAGAGATCGAGCATGAATTCGTGCATCGATTCTTTGGTGTGAACATCCAACGCGCCGAAAGGCTCATCCATTAATAAAACATCAGGTTCTGAGGCTAGCGCCCGCGCAATCGCCACTCGCTGCTTCATCCCGCCTGATAGTTCTTTTGGTAAAGATCTCGCAAATCGTGTCAGTCCAACCACATTCAGATAGTAACTCGCTTGTTCGCGTCGTTCTTTCTTCGGTACGCCTTGCAGTTTTAACCCAAACTCCGTATTCTCCTGCACGTTCATCCAAGGGTAAAGCGTATAGTGCTGAAACACCATACCGCGATCAGGGCCTGGTGATGTGATGCGCTTGCCATCAATTCTGACTTCTCCAGTGGTAGGAGTATCAAGTCCTGCAATTTGTCGCAACAG
This sequence is a window from Chroogloeocystis siderophila 5.2 s.c.1. Protein-coding genes within it:
- a CDS encoding ABC transporter ATP-binding protein encodes the protein MFLEIHNLSKHFATKEGNLVVLKDINMMIEQGEFICAVGASGSGKSTLLRQIAGLDTPTTGEVRIDGKRITSPGPDRGMVFQHYTLYPWMNVQENTEFGLKLQGVPKKERREQASYYLNVVGLTRFARSLPKELSGGMKQRVAIARALASEPDVLLMDEPFGALDVHTKESMHEFMLDLWQRTNITIFMITHDVEEAVFLSNRIYALGARPGTVRKEMVINLPHRTHTVKRHSIFHDYRDELMELLRRHGQEAVAAVA